A portion of the Nitratidesulfovibrio termitidis HI1 genome contains these proteins:
- a CDS encoding chemotaxis response regulator CheY, protein MPYDTNMRVLVVDDFSTMRRIIKNILRQLGFTNVVEADDGTTAWEILNKDRIEFVISDWNMPKMTGIELLRKVRASEEFADMPFLMVTAEAQQENVIEAVQARVSNYIVKPFTAETMKQKIDKIFP, encoded by the coding sequence ATGCCCTACGACACCAATATGCGTGTCCTCGTGGTGGACGACTTTTCCACCATGCGTCGCATCATCAAGAACATCCTGCGCCAGCTGGGGTTCACCAACGTGGTCGAGGCCGACGACGGCACCACCGCGTGGGAGATCCTGAACAAGGACCGCATCGAGTTCGTCATCTCCGACTGGAACATGCCCAAGATGACCGGCATCGAACTGCTGCGCAAGGTGCGCGCCAGCGAGGAATTCGCCGACATGCCCTTCCTGATGGTGACGGCCGAAGCCCAGCAGGAAAACGTCATCGAAGCGGTGCAGGCCAGGGTGTCCAACTACATCGTCAAGCCCTTCACCGCAGAGACCATGAAGCAGAAGATCGACAAGATCTTCCCGTAG
- a CDS encoding Crp/Fnr family transcriptional regulator codes for MPNAERLFDGAYIPPWLVAPVHEDWEKVAHLGRPMRWARKSVVYDIGAPSSEIVLIREGLLRIIALGYNGEQRTIGILGPGSILGESSLFCEVENQHVIKVVEPCSGLVFGKDVVFGEIIGKYPSLTICLCRNMATKSYIMSTQLECTTFMTSEQKIAHFLYHLAGEQQRTTPLYHRLARLPLVTIGELLGLHRVTTTNVINGFRRAGILSPDADHLDVRDVDGLVDILHAEK; via the coding sequence ATGCCGAATGCCGAACGCCTGTTCGACGGTGCCTACATTCCCCCCTGGCTGGTGGCCCCGGTGCACGAAGACTGGGAAAAGGTCGCGCATCTGGGGCGACCCATGCGCTGGGCGCGCAAAAGCGTGGTTTACGACATCGGCGCGCCCTCGTCCGAAATCGTGCTCATCCGCGAGGGGCTGCTGCGCATCATCGCCCTGGGCTACAACGGAGAGCAACGCACCATCGGCATCCTGGGCCCGGGCAGCATCCTGGGCGAGTCCTCGCTGTTCTGCGAGGTGGAGAACCAGCACGTCATCAAGGTGGTGGAGCCGTGTTCGGGCCTTGTGTTCGGCAAGGACGTGGTATTCGGCGAGATCATCGGCAAATATCCCTCGCTGACCATCTGCCTGTGCCGCAACATGGCCACCAAGTCGTACATCATGTCCACCCAGCTGGAATGCACCACCTTCATGACCAGCGAGCAGAAGATCGCCCATTTCCTGTACCACCTGGCGGGCGAGCAGCAGCGTACCACCCCGCTGTACCACCGCCTGGCCCGCCTGCCGCTGGTGACCATCGGTGAATTGCTGGGCCTGCACCGGGTGACCACCACCAACGTCATCAACGGATTCCGGCGGGCGGGCATTCTTTCGCCCGATGCCGACCATCTGGACGTGCGCGACGTGGACGGTCTGGTGGATATCCTGCACGCCGAGAAATAG
- a CDS encoding flagellar basal body-associated FliL family protein → MLLMPIVTAAVPDSPATPGVDGLLSDEEGKAELDAGQLDVDSLGPPVEDKVELDLEDAPFLLPEEEKAPPPPPQAAQTLALSPEGDAPKKKFSLNLAGLLANKKLLIIVVAVLVLLLAGGGAAWFLLRKKEAPPPSPEAAVQKIVVPQQAPPPPPEPAKPAQTILSWEPFWVEQKDTKGAIRFLVVKFSAPTENQKLVFEAQAKKVVIRDAVYYYLKNKSLTYLTDAANAETLKKDILAIMNEYLSIGKLEDLLIENYLVK, encoded by the coding sequence ATGCTGCTCATGCCCATCGTCACCGCCGCCGTTCCCGATTCCCCCGCAACGCCGGGGGTGGACGGCCTGTTGTCCGACGAGGAGGGCAAGGCGGAACTGGACGCCGGGCAGCTGGATGTCGATTCGCTGGGTCCCCCGGTGGAAGACAAGGTTGAACTGGACCTCGAGGACGCCCCCTTCCTGCTGCCGGAAGAGGAAAAGGCTCCTCCCCCGCCGCCCCAAGCCGCCCAGACCCTTGCGCTGTCGCCCGAGGGCGATGCCCCCAAGAAGAAATTCAGCCTCAACCTTGCCGGGTTGCTGGCCAACAAGAAGCTGCTGATCATCGTGGTGGCCGTGTTGGTGCTGCTGCTGGCAGGCGGCGGTGCCGCGTGGTTCCTGCTGCGCAAGAAGGAAGCCCCGCCGCCGTCCCCCGAGGCCGCGGTCCAGAAGATCGTGGTGCCCCAGCAGGCCCCGCCGCCCCCGCCGGAACCGGCCAAACCCGCCCAGACCATCCTGAGCTGGGAGCCGTTCTGGGTGGAACAGAAGGACACCAAGGGTGCCATCCGTTTCCTGGTCGTCAAATTCTCGGCGCCCACGGAAAACCAGAAGCTGGTGTTCGAGGCGCAGGCCAAGAAGGTGGTCATCCGCGATGCCGTGTATTACTATCTGAAGAACAAGTCGCTGACCTACCTCACCGATGCGGCCAATGCCGAAACGCTGAAAAAGGACATCCTGGCCATCATGAACGAATACCTCAGCATCGGTAAGCTGGAGGATTTGTTGATAGAGAACTATCTGGTCAAGTAG